One part of the Arachidicoccus terrestris genome encodes these proteins:
- a CDS encoding outer membrane beta-barrel protein, protein MWNRYTNTRQQLRKKLFYLCCSAVFVFCGLTAAHAQKTDVAFKVVNKVDNKPLEKASVILIRDRDSSFLGFGITDTAGKYRFDNLKLKSGTSFVVSSLGFIPVNIPVRHTDSSLIHRFVALTPDTNLLSEVIVQSAAAVRMKGDTLEYNTEFFKTMPNAVVEELLKKLPGIEFRDKDEIYADGQRVSKITVDGKEFFSSNPKVLLKNLPADLIKKVQIVDEKNTVATETREKQDIPKVINLKLKKAVRQGILGKVFGGYGTDKRYETGGLVNLFRDTLQVSLIGTSNNQSSEGFTMQDLNEIGGFGRSGGMGGQSGYNLGGYGSSGIPKKSLAGTNINYNFTKDIQLNVQYFYKNDHIRNEFSRVIDQILGDTARHIVSNGRTEHLSKSHQIHAGFTWKQDSTGYLRYNFDWNRNIDNNFNSNISSTSTTNIDLLNTASGLDNSHSTQNNLNTNISYNKTFTKSKIDINLDGSYAHGLNAADNYVDNITTQYVKGYIPDSILRHELSHLPTTNYHFGASIHKTINKKHMVMMGASYNNDLGHSGNDVYQRLSLLDDYTYTPGQSIKFSNENGHFNSDIAYRFQDAKSRFNFKAGAKYERYNLTNTYSDASIGVQKKNYNFFSPDLSINYKTVGISFSRSMQPPSSYFLSPVTDSSSNLYFQTGNPDLSPATTSNLSFHFNKYWTKKQFSVYSNISQRWSNNNIIGKSDIDEQGITRSTFVNFGHGSNTSVNLGINKGYHKKDYNLGTGLNVFAMQNKTPLYLNAKATQTTNQNIFINIHANGSYKEIIQLNGGWNINFNNSSSEDKTYKANKNHSFTTYFNIKWKPTHRLIFQWNNRLNSQSNPNPGQRTKWYFSDASLAYSFFKKENVEFRLSAYDIFNQNKGSYQYIFQNYIYNTQDLVQKRYFMLTVSYKFKKIGN, encoded by the coding sequence TTGTGGAATCGTTATACCAATACCCGTCAGCAGTTGAGAAAAAAACTATTTTACTTATGTTGTAGCGCCGTATTTGTCTTTTGTGGTTTAACGGCAGCACATGCCCAGAAAACCGATGTCGCATTTAAAGTCGTTAATAAAGTAGATAACAAACCCCTTGAGAAAGCCTCTGTTATCCTGATCCGGGACCGGGACTCTTCCTTTCTTGGATTCGGGATCACGGACACCGCGGGAAAGTACCGGTTCGACAACTTAAAACTAAAGAGCGGCACCAGCTTTGTCGTGTCATCACTGGGCTTTATCCCGGTAAATATACCTGTCAGACATACGGACTCCAGCCTCATCCATAGGTTTGTCGCGCTCACGCCGGACACGAATCTGCTCTCCGAAGTCATCGTTCAGTCTGCCGCGGCTGTCCGCATGAAAGGTGATACACTGGAATACAATACGGAATTTTTCAAGACCATGCCCAACGCGGTTGTTGAAGAATTGCTCAAAAAGCTGCCGGGCATTGAATTCAGGGATAAAGATGAAATATATGCAGACGGCCAGCGGGTCAGTAAGATCACGGTAGATGGTAAAGAGTTTTTCAGCAGCAACCCTAAAGTGCTGCTCAAGAATCTACCCGCTGACCTGATCAAAAAAGTGCAGATCGTTGATGAGAAAAATACAGTTGCCACCGAAACCAGGGAGAAGCAGGATATTCCGAAAGTCATCAACCTGAAGCTGAAAAAAGCCGTCCGCCAGGGTATCCTGGGAAAGGTCTTCGGCGGGTATGGAACCGATAAAAGATATGAAACGGGTGGCCTCGTCAATCTTTTCAGGGACACGCTGCAGGTAAGCCTGATCGGCACCTCCAATAACCAAAGCAGTGAAGGTTTTACCATGCAGGACCTCAATGAGATCGGCGGCTTCGGGCGGTCAGGAGGCATGGGGGGCCAAAGTGGCTATAACCTGGGAGGATACGGATCTTCAGGAATCCCTAAAAAATCACTGGCCGGTACGAACATCAACTATAATTTCACCAAGGATATTCAGCTAAATGTTCAATATTTTTACAAGAACGATCATATCCGCAATGAATTTAGCCGCGTAATAGATCAGATACTGGGGGACACGGCAAGGCACATTGTCTCAAACGGCAGAACCGAACATCTTTCAAAGTCCCACCAGATCCATGCGGGATTTACCTGGAAGCAAGACAGCACTGGATATCTGAGATATAATTTTGACTGGAACCGAAACATCGATAACAATTTTAACAGCAATATCTCCAGTACAAGTACAACAAATATTGACCTCCTGAATACGGCTTCAGGCTTAGACAACAGTCATTCGACGCAAAACAATCTCAATACTAATATCAGTTATAACAAAACCTTTACCAAGTCAAAGATTGACATTAACCTGGATGGAAGTTACGCACACGGACTCAACGCCGCCGACAATTATGTCGACAACATTACCACCCAATACGTAAAGGGATATATACCTGATTCTATCCTACGGCATGAATTAAGCCACCTGCCCACTACCAATTACCATTTCGGGGCCTCGATACATAAAACGATCAACAAAAAACATATGGTCATGATGGGAGCCAGTTACAATAATGACCTGGGCCATAGTGGCAATGATGTCTATCAGCGTCTATCGCTACTGGACGATTACACCTATACGCCTGGGCAGTCCATAAAATTCAGCAATGAGAACGGGCACTTCAATTCAGATATTGCCTACCGGTTCCAGGATGCCAAATCTAGGTTCAACTTTAAAGCGGGCGCTAAATACGAGCGGTACAACCTAACCAACACATACTCTGATGCGAGCATCGGTGTACAAAAGAAAAACTATAATTTCTTTTCTCCTGATCTCAGCATCAATTATAAAACTGTCGGCATCTCCTTTTCAAGATCCATGCAGCCTCCTTCCAGCTATTTCCTGTCTCCCGTAACGGACAGTTCCAGCAATTTGTATTTTCAGACAGGCAATCCGGATTTATCACCGGCAACCACGAGTAATTTATCTTTCCATTTTAATAAATACTGGACAAAAAAGCAGTTTTCCGTTTACAGCAACATCTCCCAGCGTTGGAGTAATAACAATATCATCGGTAAAAGCGATATCGATGAACAGGGCATCACCAGATCCACCTTCGTTAATTTTGGTCATGGCTCCAATACTTCTGTCAATCTGGGCATCAATAAGGGCTATCACAAAAAAGACTATAATCTCGGCACGGGACTGAATGTATTTGCCATGCAAAACAAAACGCCGCTCTATCTCAACGCAAAGGCGACACAAACCACTAACCAGAATATTTTCATCAATATCCATGCGAATGGTTCCTATAAGGAAATCATCCAGCTAAATGGCGGATGGAACATTAACTTCAACAACAGTTCCAGCGAGGATAAAACATATAAGGCTAACAAAAACCATAGTTTCACCACCTATTTCAATATTAAATGGAAACCCACGCACCGCCTGATATTCCAATGGAATAACCGGCTGAACTCCCAGTCAAATCCCAATCCGGGTCAGAGAACAAAATGGTATTTCAGTGATGCTTCTCTGGCCTATAGCTTTTTCAAGAAAGAAAATGTGGAGTTCAGGCTAAGCGCTTACGATATTTTCAATCAAAACAAGGGCAGCTATCAATACATCTTTCAAAACTACATATACAACACGCAGGATCTTGTTCAGAAAAGATATTTCATGCTGACGGTCTCCTATAAATTCAAAAAGATCGGCAATTAG
- a CDS encoding TlpA disulfide reductase family protein — translation MYYSVIKKQNSFIRLVLPAAFSLLLVTSGKTAAGQSGKRHSYRIEGSTNALDSGKITLYTVNLSDNIKTAIDSTGIEDGRFTFTGSIDSVRMALAIMQPGNIQFEFLLENNRLRVEADSTEMQYFKSAKTGSVTARYIHNVSETGSPDFQDIHRFRKAVLSMRSKAMAIFKLMNGAKDDAGLQKVYQARLDSLREVSLTQMRQRLSEYITAHPSTVAGPYMLWFYKNGTNDMSYETLQKYLVQFTGEATMTPYYADLTKEISFHKKLQQGVMAPDFTLLKPDSASFTLSKMQGKYILLDFWASWCGPCRAAIPHWKSIYKKYKDRGFEIISIASDRERSDWMKALSAEGMPWIQVCDEFPSQDSPSSISSLYLVSLIPRYFLLDKERKILVTGTESTAQIDQKLKEIFGE, via the coding sequence ATGTATTACTCCGTAATAAAAAAGCAAAACAGCTTCATCCGGTTAGTTTTACCGGCCGCTTTTTCTTTACTCCTTGTCACTAGCGGCAAAACAGCGGCCGGCCAGTCCGGTAAACGGCACAGCTACCGGATTGAAGGCAGCACCAACGCCCTGGACAGCGGTAAGATTACACTTTATACCGTCAATCTATCTGACAATATCAAAACGGCAATTGATAGTACAGGCATTGAAGATGGCCGCTTTACCTTTACAGGTTCCATCGATTCTGTCCGCATGGCACTGGCCATCATGCAGCCCGGGAACATTCAGTTTGAATTTCTGCTTGAAAATAACCGGCTCAGAGTAGAGGCTGATTCAACCGAAATGCAGTATTTTAAATCCGCTAAGACAGGATCGGTTACGGCCCGTTATATCCACAACGTCAGTGAAACGGGGTCACCCGATTTTCAGGATATTCATCGTTTCAGGAAGGCCGTGCTCAGCATGCGCAGTAAGGCGATGGCGATTTTTAAATTAATGAATGGCGCTAAGGATGATGCCGGTCTGCAAAAGGTGTACCAGGCCCGGTTAGATTCACTCAGAGAAGTATCCCTTACGCAAATGCGCCAGAGGTTGAGCGAATATATTACGGCCCATCCAAGTACCGTAGCAGGCCCCTATATGCTATGGTTTTATAAAAATGGAACGAACGATATGAGCTATGAGACGTTACAAAAATATCTGGTCCAGTTTACAGGCGAAGCGACAATGACACCATATTACGCGGATCTCACAAAGGAGATCAGCTTTCATAAAAAACTGCAGCAAGGTGTAATGGCGCCTGATTTTACACTGTTAAAGCCCGACAGCGCCAGCTTTACCCTATCTAAGATGCAGGGGAAATATATCTTGCTGGATTTTTGGGCCAGCTGGTGCGGCCCTTGCAGGGCCGCGATTCCGCATTGGAAAAGCATATATAAAAAATATAAAGATAGAGGCTTTGAAATCATAAGTATCGCCTCTGATCGCGAGCGGAGCGACTGGATGAAGGCTTTAAGCGCTGAAGGGATGCCCTGGATACAGGTATGTGATGAGTTCCCGTCGCAGGACTCCCCTTCCAGTATCAGTTCACTTTATCTTGTCAGCCTGATTCCCAGATATTTTTTATTGGATAAAGAAAGAAAGATCCTTGTGACCGGAACGGAAAGCACGGCCCAAATTGATCAAAAATTAAAAGAGATATTCGGTGAATAA
- a CDS encoding DUF2075 domain-containing protein translates to MSAKAPFTINKYAFDGAVVDAISRSQEFYENSLWPLVYILKDDASKQAYIGETTDAPERMKAHLKNERKQLLSDALLISSDKFNKSATLDIESSLIRYMSADESYKLINGNVGIANHRYFQQKELYEGLFEGIWDELRKMKIVQRTLREIDNSDLFKYSPYKALSADQVMSLKEILSALVMADKKLIMVSGGAGTGKSVLAIFLFKLLNTDLETFRFAELGAEDNEIIELVKAAKLRFPDLKMGLVVPMASFRETVKNIFAQVKGLKKSMVLSPSDVAKQHYDILLVDEAHRLRRRVALGALYKNFDDNSRRLGLDPYTTSELQWITKQSDKAILFYDARQSVRPSDVRASEFDQIFAADSTLRLKLKSQLRSKGGEKLVRFLNGLLQIDLTETQKLKPIRFKEYEFLLFDRLEDLIRELDKRETAFGLSRIVAGYAWHWVSKKDKAAFDIDLDGVLLRWNSSSSNWIYRQGCEKEVGCIHTVQGYDLNYTGVIFGPEITYNTHTGLIEVIKGKYHDRTGKTGIKDPKELHKYIQHIYSTLILRGIEGAFIYVADPALRAYFARYIDRYDANYKGKYNVKVPLIQLSLESDALVEVARSEIDMDGASMAADAASLIACQVRTQEKLSETPIALLRIVYEELEAESNYLSDEYGAPTDTRQVAEKPALYEKQSWQPAGLQASRFISLRIKDEDGGVRTVVTRFERLLGQPFTEDKNGWKTSDLD, encoded by the coding sequence ATGAGTGCAAAAGCACCTTTCACCATCAATAAATATGCATTTGACGGCGCTGTGGTTGATGCGATCAGCCGTTCCCAGGAGTTCTATGAAAACAGCCTATGGCCGCTTGTATATATTCTGAAAGATGACGCGTCAAAGCAGGCATATATAGGAGAGACGACAGATGCTCCGGAGCGGATGAAAGCGCATCTGAAGAATGAACGCAAACAGCTGTTATCTGACGCGCTTCTGATCTCCAGTGATAAGTTCAATAAATCGGCGACGCTGGATATTGAATCCAGCCTGATCCGCTACATGTCGGCAGATGAAAGTTATAAATTGATCAATGGGAATGTCGGTATCGCCAATCATCGTTATTTTCAGCAAAAAGAACTTTATGAAGGATTATTCGAAGGGATCTGGGATGAGCTGAGGAAAATGAAGATTGTGCAGCGTACACTGCGGGAAATTGATAATTCCGACCTTTTCAAGTATTCTCCATACAAGGCACTCAGTGCTGATCAGGTGATGTCTTTAAAGGAGATCCTGTCCGCTCTGGTTATGGCAGACAAGAAACTTATTATGGTCAGTGGAGGTGCAGGAACCGGAAAAAGCGTACTAGCCATATTTCTTTTTAAACTGCTTAATACAGATCTGGAGACCTTTAGGTTTGCAGAATTAGGAGCAGAAGATAATGAAATTATTGAATTGGTAAAGGCGGCCAAACTACGATTCCCTGACTTAAAAATGGGGCTTGTTGTTCCCATGGCCTCATTTAGAGAAACTGTGAAGAACATATTTGCTCAGGTGAAAGGACTGAAAAAGTCTATGGTCTTAAGCCCAAGTGATGTAGCCAAACAACATTATGATATCTTACTGGTTGACGAAGCACACCGGCTCAGGCGTAGAGTTGCTTTAGGCGCACTATATAAAAACTTTGATGATAACAGTAGGCGGTTAGGGCTGGATCCATATACAACCTCCGAACTGCAGTGGATTACGAAACAATCTGACAAGGCTATTTTGTTTTATGACGCCAGGCAGAGCGTCAGGCCCTCGGATGTCCGGGCATCAGAATTTGATCAGATTTTTGCCGCTGATTCGACCCTGCGACTTAAGCTTAAATCGCAGCTCCGTTCTAAAGGAGGGGAAAAACTGGTTCGTTTTTTGAATGGATTATTGCAGATTGATCTTACTGAGACCCAGAAGCTGAAACCCATCAGGTTTAAAGAATACGAATTCTTGCTGTTCGACCGGCTGGAGGATCTGATCAGGGAATTGGATAAAAGGGAAACTGCCTTTGGCCTTAGCAGGATAGTCGCCGGTTACGCCTGGCACTGGGTGTCCAAAAAGGATAAGGCTGCATTTGATATTGATCTGGACGGTGTTCTGTTAAGATGGAACAGCTCCAGCAGTAACTGGATATACCGTCAGGGCTGCGAAAAAGAAGTAGGCTGTATTCACACGGTGCAGGGGTATGACCTTAATTACACAGGCGTTATCTTCGGTCCTGAGATTACTTATAATACCCATACGGGACTTATTGAAGTAATAAAAGGCAAGTACCATGACAGAACCGGTAAGACTGGTATCAAAGATCCAAAGGAATTGCATAAGTATATTCAGCATATTTATAGTACGCTTATCCTGCGGGGTATCGAAGGGGCTTTCATATATGTAGCTGACCCGGCGTTAAGGGCGTATTTTGCCCGTTATATTGACAGATATGATGCCAATTATAAGGGTAAATATAATGTAAAGGTTCCATTGATTCAATTGAGTCTCGAAAGTGATGCGTTAGTAGAGGTGGCCAGATCGGAAATAGATATGGACGGCGCATCTATGGCTGCAGACGCAGCCTCTTTGATCGCCTGTCAGGTGCGCACGCAAGAAAAGTTGTCGGAAACGCCCATTGCCTTACTGCGTATCGTATATGAGGAACTCGAGGCTGAAAGTAATTATTTATCCGACGAGTATGGCGCGCCAACGGATACCAGGCAGGTAGCGGAAAAGCCTGCTTTGTATGAAAAACAGTCCTGGCAGCCGGCTGGGCTGCAGGCTTCCCGTTTTATTTCCCTGCGAATCAAAGACGAGGATGGTGGCGTGCGGACTGTGGTGACGCGTTTTGAAAGATTGCTGGGGCAGCCCTTTACAGAAGATAAAAATGGATGGAAAACATCTGATTTGGATTAA
- a CDS encoding nucleotide pyrophosphohydrolase, with translation MKETEALKAKIRQFRDDRDWAQFHNAKDLALALSIEAAELLEVFLWKDAESADPQKVREELADVLMYALLLADKQGLDITQIVEDKLRLNNEKYPVEKAKGSAKKYNEL, from the coding sequence ATGAAAGAAACGGAGGCGCTTAAAGCAAAGATCAGGCAGTTCAGAGACGACAGAGACTGGGCGCAGTTCCATAACGCCAAGGATCTCGCGCTTGCTCTTTCTATTGAGGCCGCTGAGCTGCTCGAGGTATTTCTCTGGAAAGATGCAGAAAGTGCCGATCCCCAAAAAGTTCGTGAAGAATTGGCGGATGTGCTGATGTATGCCTTGCTGTTAGCCGATAAGCAGGGCCTGGATATTACGCAGATCGTAGAAGATAAACTACGGCTCAATAATGAGAAGTATCCTGTGGAGAAGGCTAAAGGATCTGCCAAAAAATATAACGAATTATGA
- a CDS encoding exonuclease SbcCD subunit D — MKVLHTADWHIGQLFYEYDRTYEHEQFLAWLTEILCAEKIDLLLISGDVFDISNPSAQSIRLFYTFLNNATRKCPDLQVIITAGNHDSASRLEAPRPLLESSRIHIVGTIEKDSSGRINYDKISIPITAADGTITGWCLAAPYLRVGDYPAVDRTDKELLQNYTYAAGVTAFYKEAYQHLSQKKTADQFIIALGHLHAAQAEITDMDSAERAIMGGIECVPADAFHRDLLYVALGHIHKAQRIGGKEHIRYSGSPLPLSFSELQYKHQVLCFELDQTGIHDLRSIEVPVSVPLLRIPKKHAPLPEVLRALEALPEGPEPSDSPYAPFLEIRILMDEPRPGLRFQVEKALEGKHVRLAKIDVRYPSKQGNGKGNPGDIENNLGELTPQAVFNRLYEEQFQTAPPANLIRLFNRAAREVAHKEDPS; from the coding sequence ATGAAGGTATTACATACAGCAGACTGGCATATTGGCCAACTTTTCTATGAGTATGACAGAACTTATGAACATGAGCAGTTCCTGGCCTGGCTCACAGAAATTCTATGTGCGGAAAAGATCGACTTACTGTTAATTTCCGGGGATGTCTTTGATATCTCCAACCCTTCCGCGCAGTCCATACGGCTGTTCTATACTTTTCTGAACAATGCCACCAGAAAATGCCCTGACCTGCAGGTGATTATTACGGCGGGCAACCATGATTCTGCCTCCCGCCTGGAAGCGCCGCGGCCCTTACTGGAATCATCCCGGATTCATATAGTAGGCACCATCGAAAAAGATTCTTCGGGCCGGATCAATTACGATAAGATCTCCATTCCCATCACCGCAGCCGATGGAACGATCACCGGCTGGTGCCTTGCAGCGCCTTATCTTAGGGTAGGCGATTACCCCGCAGTGGACAGAACCGACAAAGAACTGCTACAAAACTATACATACGCAGCGGGCGTAACTGCATTTTATAAAGAGGCTTATCAGCATCTGTCGCAGAAAAAAACAGCCGATCAGTTTATAATTGCCCTGGGGCACCTGCATGCCGCCCAGGCAGAGATCACCGATATGGACAGCGCAGAACGGGCCATTATGGGCGGCATAGAATGTGTCCCGGCCGACGCCTTTCACCGGGATCTGCTGTATGTGGCATTGGGCCATATCCATAAGGCACAGCGAATAGGCGGAAAAGAGCATATCCGGTATTCAGGCAGTCCTCTGCCGCTGTCCTTCTCTGAACTCCAGTATAAACACCAGGTACTTTGTTTTGAACTGGATCAGACGGGCATCCACGACCTCCGGTCCATTGAAGTGCCCGTCAGTGTTCCGCTGCTCAGGATACCGAAAAAGCATGCGCCTTTGCCCGAAGTACTCAGAGCGCTGGAAGCGCTGCCGGAGGGACCGGAACCATCCGATAGCCCTTATGCTCCTTTTCTGGAAATCAGAATATTAATGGATGAACCCAGGCCGGGCTTGCGATTTCAGGTAGAAAAAGCGTTGGAAGGCAAGCATGTCCGGCTGGCTAAAATAGATGTCCGCTATCCCTCAAAACAGGGCAATGGAAAGGGCAACCCGGGCGATATTGAAAATAATCTCGGTGAATTAACACCGCAGGCCGTCTTTAACCGGCTCTATGAAGAGCAGTTTCAGACGGCCCCACCGGCCAATCTGATCAGATTATTTAACCGGGCAGCCCGGGAAGTCGCGCATAAAGAAGACCCATCATGA